A genome region from Polyangiaceae bacterium includes the following:
- a CDS encoding LamB/YcsF family protein, whose amino-acid sequence MRAVSLNVTAGLRADEPRDMFKFATMASIACGGPGVDDRTIKRAITYAKESWAKIVALVSYPSHGGPIGAEPDPEDVRNTVRDQCVALLRVAEWQGARIFAIKATDSLLEAATANRTIADAILDGAFEGLSMDVPFIGPFEGPMLDYVRTGGLDYLREAYADRGYRPDGTLLPPSDPGYFVHDPAVAGENALRLARTSRFDAIGVHGDESRAVDIAGKVRTTLENQGLLSR is encoded by the coding sequence ATGCGTGCGGTCAGCCTAAACGTCACCGCGGGTCTGCGAGCGGATGAGCCCCGGGATATGTTCAAGTTCGCCACCATGGCGAGCATTGCTTGCGGTGGCCCGGGCGTCGATGACCGTACGATCAAGCGGGCCATCACGTACGCGAAGGAATCTTGGGCAAAGATAGTCGCGCTCGTGTCGTATCCATCCCATGGCGGCCCGATCGGAGCCGAACCGGATCCGGAAGACGTTCGGAACACGGTTCGCGATCAATGCGTTGCGCTACTTCGCGTGGCCGAGTGGCAAGGGGCGCGCATTTTCGCCATCAAGGCCACCGATTCGCTGCTCGAAGCCGCTACCGCGAATCGCACCATCGCCGATGCGATCCTCGATGGAGCGTTCGAGGGTTTGTCGATGGACGTGCCGTTCATCGGACCGTTCGAAGGCCCCATGCTCGACTACGTGCGAACGGGGGGCCTCGATTATCTGCGCGAAGCCTATGCGGATCGAGGCTACCGGCCCGATGGTACGCTTTTGCCGCCCTCTGACCCGGGGTATTTCGTCCACGATCCAGCCGTAGCAGGCGAAAACGCGCTGCGCCTCGCGCGCACCAGCCGTTTCGATGCGATTGGCGTTCACGGAGACGAAAGTCGAGCCGTCGACATTGCGGGCAAAGTACGCACGACGCTCGAAAACCAAGGTCTCTTGTCGCGTTGA
- a CDS encoding zf-TFIIB domain-containing protein, whose amino-acid sequence MNCPKCKSSMEIIVFEGIEVDRCTKCKGLFFDSRENERLKSMRGSEVIDSGDPVLGRKHNTIRHVCCPRDGTPMVRMVDPAQSHLWYETCSTCGGVYFDAGEFRDYKDHTIFDFIRDVFARPRT is encoded by the coding sequence ATGAACTGCCCCAAATGCAAGTCATCCATGGAGATCATCGTTTTCGAGGGCATCGAGGTCGATAGATGCACGAAATGCAAGGGCCTTTTCTTCGATAGCCGGGAGAACGAACGGCTCAAGTCCATGCGCGGGTCGGAAGTGATCGACTCGGGCGACCCCGTCTTGGGTCGAAAACACAACACGATACGCCACGTGTGCTGCCCGCGTGACGGTACGCCAATGGTGCGCATGGTGGACCCGGCGCAATCGCATCTTTGGTACGAAACGTGTTCCACGTGCGGCGGCGTTTATTTCGATGCCGGCGAGTTTCGTGATTACAAAGACCACACCATCTTCGACTTCATTCGAGATGTTTTTGCAAGGCCGCGAACTTGA